The following proteins are encoded in a genomic region of Drosophila miranda strain MSH22 chromosome 4, D.miranda_PacBio2.1, whole genome shotgun sequence:
- the LOC108161744 gene encoding gustatory receptor for bitter taste 22e-like: protein MFRRRDGGFRQKLVHVTLRGALYGSWVLGLFPFTYDSWTRKLHRSKWLIGYGIVLNVGIVALILANDTESETPVRMEVFQRNPLAERINSIHDYHSLVMVALMLLRCYWKSGDIANILNELMDLQWRHFRHYPLEDCCSFDDFVLHRGLSMVLELFSMLVMELGMSPNYSPQLFLGTTGLCIMILVVLLGASHFHLAVVYIYRCVWIVNRELLRFANQLAEGETVESCKVDRLLSLYSRLLELNHRLAGNYDYQMVMVMVSFLAANVLGIYYYIIFSISLHKEMNAILLFIVPQAMIINMYDFWLAIAVCDLAERTGRKTSTILKLFNDIENLDISLERSISDFALFCSHQRFRFRHCGLFYVNYEMGFRMAITSLLYLLFLIQFDFSNL, encoded by the exons ATGTTTCGCCGTCGGGATGGTGGCTTCCGACAGAAATTAGTTCACGTCACCCTGAGGGGAGCGCTATACGGCTCATGGGTCCTGGGATTGTTCCCGTTCACCTACGACAGCTGGACGAGGAAATTGCATCGTTCAAAGTGGCTAATTGGGTATGGCATCGTCCTCAATGTGGGCATAGTTGCTCTGATCCTGGCCAACGACACGGAGTCGGAGACACCAGTGCGGATGGAGGTCTTTCAGCGAAATCCTCTGGCTGAGAGGATCAACTCCATTCACGATTATCACAGCCTCGTTATGGTTGCCCTAATGCTCTTGCGGTGCTACTGGAAGAGCGGGGATATTGCCAATATCCTCAACGAGCTTATGGATCTCCAGTGGCGCCACTTTCGTCATTATCCCCTGGAGGATTGCTGCAGTTTCGATGACTTTGTCCTGCACAGGGGTTTGTCCATGGTGCTGGAGCTCTTTTCCATGCTCGTAATGGAACTGGGAATGTCTCCCAATTACAGCCCGCAGCTGTTTCTAGGGACTACTGGCCTATGCATTATGATCCTGGTGGTCCTTCTGGGCGCCTCGCACTTCCACCTGGCCGTGGTCTACATATATCGCTGTGTGTGGATCGTGAATCGAGAGCTGCTTCGATTCGCCAACCAGTTGGCAGAGGGCGAAACAGTCGAGTCCTGCAAGGTTGACAGACTTCTCTCCCTGTACAGTCGCTTGCTGGAGCTGAACCATCGCCTGGCCGGCAACTACGACTACCAGATGGTAATGGTAATGGTGAGCTTTCTGGCCGCCAACGTCTTAGGTATCTACTACTATATCATCTTCAGCATCAGCCTGCACAAGGAGATGAACGCCATCCTGTTGTTCATTGTGCCTCAGGCCATGATCATCAACATGTACGACTTCTGGCTGGCCATCGCCGTATGCGATTTGGCAGAACGAACGGGCAGGAAGACCTCCACGATccttaagctcttcaatgacATAGAGAACTTGGATATATCACTTGAACGAAGT ATCTCGGACTTTGCCCTATTCTGTAGCCATCAAAGGTTTAGGTTTCGTCACTGCGGACTGTTCTACGTGAACTATGAGATGGGTTTCCGCATGGCCATTACCAGCTTACTCTACCTTCTGTTTCTCATCCAGTTTGATTTTAGCAATCTCTGA